One window of Bacillus sp. THAF10 genomic DNA carries:
- a CDS encoding pyridoxamine 5'-phosphate oxidase family protein: MPNLVENVLIQPLLAALQQEILVTVHTIDHDTRGPNVNAVSWIYASNEKTLLLAVNSTSRIMENIQFHKNVVITVIANNSVYSINTVATVKEERMKEVPLRLSLLQLDIQEVRDIMFYGAKVSNVPTFEKTYDLDAARKLDEQVMNSIRSHV, from the coding sequence ATGCCAAATCTTGTAGAAAATGTTCTGATACAGCCATTATTAGCCGCTCTTCAACAAGAGATTTTAGTGACGGTACATACAATTGATCATGATACAAGAGGACCTAATGTAAATGCAGTTTCATGGATTTATGCCTCAAATGAAAAAACACTCTTACTCGCAGTAAATTCTACCTCAAGAATAATGGAGAACATTCAATTTCATAAAAATGTGGTAATTACGGTCATAGCAAATAACTCTGTTTATTCCATCAACACTGTTGCGACTGTGAAGGAAGAACGAATGAAAGAGGTACCCCTACGACTTTCCCTCTTGCAGCTTGATATTCAAGAAGTAAGAGATATCATGTTTTATGGTGCGAAAGTCAGTAATGTTCCTACTTTTGAGAAGACCTACGACCTAGATGCAGCTAGGAAATTGGATGAGCAAGTGATGAATTCTATCCGCTCCCATGTTTAA
- a CDS encoding inositol monophosphatase family protein: MNWSEIDKHAKAWTKEAGERIRSSFSKELMIHTKSSPDDLVTDIDQDTEKFFIEKIRGTYPEHQILGEEGFGDELDKLDGTVWIIDPIDGTMNFVHQQRNFAISVAVYEDGVGKIGLIYDVVHDELYHAKAGEGAYLNDLQLPKLEKVPVEKAVIALNATWITENKRIDPTILSPLVKKVRGTRSYGSAALEMAYVATGRIDAYLTLRLSPWDFAAGLIIVSELGGKVTTLHGEPLNLLGQNSVFVCKPGLHEEISRDYLSKLKK; this comes from the coding sequence TTGAATTGGTCTGAAATAGATAAGCACGCAAAAGCCTGGACAAAAGAAGCAGGTGAAAGAATAAGGTCCTCATTTAGTAAAGAACTCATGATACATACTAAGTCATCACCAGATGATCTTGTCACAGATATAGATCAAGATACTGAAAAATTTTTTATTGAAAAAATAAGAGGAACCTACCCTGAGCATCAAATTTTAGGGGAAGAGGGCTTTGGCGATGAATTGGATAAATTAGATGGGACTGTCTGGATTATTGATCCCATCGATGGAACGATGAATTTTGTACATCAGCAACGAAACTTTGCTATCTCGGTTGCCGTCTATGAAGATGGTGTGGGCAAAATCGGTTTAATTTATGATGTGGTCCATGACGAGCTTTATCATGCCAAAGCAGGGGAAGGAGCCTATTTAAACGACCTTCAACTTCCAAAGCTCGAGAAAGTACCTGTTGAAAAGGCAGTCATTGCTCTTAATGCCACTTGGATTACAGAAAATAAGCGAATTGACCCGACCATATTGTCACCATTGGTAAAAAAAGTGAGAGGTACAAGATCCTACGGGTCTGCGGCATTAGAGATGGCCTATGTCGCTACGGGCAGAATAGATGCCTACCTTACGCTCAGGTTGTCTCCTTGGGATTTTGCCGCTGGACTTATCATTGTGTCCGAATTAGGTGGGAAGGTAACGACCTTGCATGGTGAACCGTTGAACCTTTTAGGGCAGAACAGTGTGTTTGTGTGCAAACCGGGTTTACATGAAGAAATTTCAAGAGATTATTTATCAAAACTGAAAAAATAA
- a CDS encoding DUF1885 family protein encodes MASSAYINLVENSKQKTLTIDEVKNLLLYYQEITSKTGKQLAWEYSEAAFPYEIKEKPEGEGVWFYLKAKEDRYNMILIGVGTQAATSETEPLSYIQITLHDQSTHGDKAKANELCKFLAKKLEAELKLFTGSIMYYYKR; translated from the coding sequence ATGGCCAGTAGTGCATATATTAACCTTGTGGAAAATTCAAAACAGAAAACCCTTACCATCGATGAAGTGAAAAATTTATTGCTCTATTATCAAGAAATTACATCAAAAACCGGGAAGCAATTAGCCTGGGAATATAGTGAAGCAGCCTTTCCTTATGAAATAAAGGAAAAGCCAGAAGGTGAAGGTGTTTGGTTTTATTTAAAGGCTAAGGAAGACCGTTATAACATGATTTTAATTGGAGTAGGAACGCAAGCAGCTACATCAGAAACAGAGCCGCTTTCTTACATTCAAATTACCCTTCATGATCAAAGTACACATGGAGATAAAGCCAAGGCCAATGAACTGTGTAAGTTTCTGGCAAAGAAGCTAGAGGCAGAATTAAAGTTGTTTACTGGCAGTATCATGTATTATTATAAACGTTAA
- a CDS encoding aminotransferase class I/II-fold pyridoxal phosphate-dependent enzyme, whose product MTYTQKDTPLFSGLVQHAEKNPVQFHIPGHKKGAGIDPEFRNFIGDNALSIDLINIGPLDDLHHPKGMIKAAQELASKAFGADHTFFSVQGTSGAIMTMVMAVCGPGEKIIVPRNVHKSVMSAIVFSGAVPIFIHPEVDKELGISHGITTDAVEKALQQHPDAKGVLVINPTYFGVSADLCQIVEIAHSFNVPVLVDEAHGVHIHFHEELPLSAMQAGADMAATSVHKLGGSMTQSSILNVKEGLVNVNRIQSILSMLTTTSTSYLLLASLDVARKRLATEGHALIEKTIHLADKTRKAINEIEHLYCVGSEILGRKATFDYDPTKLIISVKNLNLTGYDVEKWLRKNYNIEVELSDLYNILCIITPGDTEAETDILIQALRELSSEFTHQAGNADNETKVLLPDIPVLAIAPRDAFYSETEVVPFEQSAGRIIAEFIMVYPPGIPIFTPGEIITDDNLTYIKKTLEVGLPVQGPEDAELKTLRVIKEHKAIR is encoded by the coding sequence TTGACCTATACACAAAAAGATACTCCATTATTTTCAGGGCTCGTTCAGCACGCAGAGAAGAACCCGGTACAATTTCATATTCCTGGCCATAAAAAAGGAGCAGGTATTGATCCTGAATTCCGAAATTTTATTGGCGACAACGCTCTTTCAATAGATTTAATTAATATTGGACCACTTGATGATCTTCACCATCCAAAAGGAATGATAAAAGCTGCACAAGAACTTGCCTCCAAAGCATTCGGAGCGGATCATACCTTCTTTTCCGTTCAGGGTACAAGTGGAGCAATTATGACCATGGTAATGGCTGTTTGTGGACCAGGTGAAAAAATCATTGTTCCGCGAAACGTTCATAAGTCCGTTATGTCGGCTATTGTGTTTTCAGGGGCCGTACCTATTTTCATCCACCCAGAAGTAGATAAAGAGCTTGGAATCTCTCATGGCATTACTACAGACGCTGTAGAAAAAGCACTTCAGCAACACCCGGATGCTAAAGGAGTCCTTGTTATCAATCCTACTTATTTCGGAGTTTCGGCAGACCTTTGTCAAATCGTTGAGATTGCGCATTCGTTTAACGTACCTGTCCTAGTGGATGAAGCACATGGAGTTCATATTCACTTTCATGAAGAACTTCCGCTATCCGCCATGCAAGCTGGTGCAGATATGGCAGCAACTAGCGTTCACAAGCTTGGTGGATCCATGACACAAAGCTCTATCCTAAACGTCAAAGAAGGGCTTGTTAATGTCAATAGAATACAAAGCATCTTGAGCATGTTAACGACAACTTCTACCTCCTATCTATTACTTGCATCATTGGATGTTGCAAGAAAACGATTAGCAACAGAGGGACATGCGCTCATTGAGAAGACAATCCACCTTGCTGATAAAACAAGAAAAGCGATTAATGAAATAGAACACCTATATTGTGTTGGTTCTGAAATACTCGGTAGAAAAGCAACATTTGATTATGATCCAACTAAGCTAATCATCTCTGTCAAAAATCTAAATCTAACAGGTTATGATGTAGAAAAGTGGCTTCGTAAAAACTACAATATTGAAGTTGAGCTCTCTGACTTGTATAACATTCTCTGCATTATCACACCAGGGGATACGGAAGCAGAAACTGACATCCTAATTCAAGCGCTACGTGAGTTATCTTCTGAATTTACACACCAAGCTGGAAATGCAGATAATGAGACCAAGGTATTGCTTCCTGACATTCCAGTACTGGCAATTGCACCTCGTGATGCCTTTTATTCTGAAACAGAGGTCGTACCATTTGAGCAGTCTGCAGGTAGAATCATAGCGGAGTTTATAATGGTATATCCACCTGGTATTCCAATTTTCACACCAGGAGAAATTATTACGGATGATAACCTTACCTATATCAAAAAAACATTAGAAGTTGGTTTGCCTGTTCAAGGTCCAGAAGATGCTGAACTGAAGACCTTACGTGTGATCAAAGAACATAAAGCAATCAGATAG
- a CDS encoding polysaccharide deacetylase family protein: MKKWILPTLLMLLLTACGDTPENDGKALEEKNASNEENHSNKDKNNGEVPASTNGETPDDTEETDEGQEEQEEPGKGEEDEEVASPDENTSVTPQYIVNPGNYSIEPIQDAISEVVLLTIDDAPDRYALEMAKTLQELNVKAIFFVNGHFIETEEEKAVLKKIYDMGFPIGNHTMSHKSLDNIPEDKQYEEIMELNERIEEITGEKPRFFRAPFGANTDYVRELVKEEGMILMNWTYGYDWEAEYREPEALKEIMINSDQLRNGANLLMHDREWTNEALPGIVKGLQEKGYQIVDPDLIGAEEEVTTSE, from the coding sequence ATGAAAAAATGGATACTACCTACACTGTTAATGCTCCTCCTAACAGCTTGTGGAGACACACCCGAAAATGATGGGAAAGCATTAGAAGAAAAAAATGCTTCCAATGAGGAGAATCATTCAAACAAGGATAAAAACAATGGCGAAGTCCCTGCCTCTACTAACGGTGAAACGCCAGATGACACGGAGGAAACGGACGAAGGTCAAGAAGAGCAAGAAGAGCCCGGGAAGGGTGAAGAGGATGAAGAGGTCGCATCCCCAGATGAAAATACTTCTGTTACACCACAATATATCGTAAACCCTGGCAATTACTCCATCGAGCCAATTCAAGATGCTATTTCAGAGGTTGTCCTATTAACTATTGATGACGCTCCTGATAGGTATGCGCTAGAGATGGCGAAAACATTACAAGAGTTGAATGTAAAAGCAATCTTTTTTGTGAATGGACATTTTATTGAAACGGAAGAAGAAAAAGCTGTCTTGAAGAAAATCTATGATATGGGGTTTCCCATCGGAAACCATACCATGTCGCATAAATCATTAGATAATATTCCAGAAGACAAGCAGTATGAAGAAATTATGGAATTGAACGAACGAATTGAAGAAATAACAGGGGAAAAACCTCGGTTTTTTAGAGCCCCATTTGGAGCCAATACTGATTATGTTAGAGAGCTTGTGAAAGAGGAAGGAATGATCCTCATGAACTGGACATATGGCTACGATTGGGAAGCTGAATACAGAGAACCTGAAGCACTGAAAGAGATTATGATAAACTCCGATCAGCTAAGAAACGGTGCAAATCTTCTCATGCATGACAGAGAATGGACGAACGAAGCTCTTCCAGGAATTGTGAAGGGGCTTCAAGAAAAGGGCTATCAAATTGTTGATCCTGACTTAATTGGAGCGGAAGAAGAGGTTACCACATCAGAATAA
- a CDS encoding nitronate monooxygenase family protein, producing the protein MNWETRVTKLLDIKYPIIQGGLAYLAYADLAAAVSNAGGLGQITAMSLESPEQLRDEIRKTRKLTDKPFGVNYAIGQHGRPFEHMLDVAIEEKVPVISMTGGNPAPIFNRLEGVSCKKLVLVAAKRQAQKAEELGADAVMVVGQEGGGHLGKNDLGTMVLIPKVVDALSIPVIASGGIGDGRGLMASLSLGAEGIEMGTRFIATKECIHAHPIYKELLVKGSESDTVVIKRSLGAPARAIHNKWTEQILQLEREAKGYEDLKSFISGVANKRFIYDGQTEEGFAWAGQVMGLIDDVPSVESLISRMINDGEKIRKNWAN; encoded by the coding sequence ATGAATTGGGAAACTCGCGTGACAAAGTTGCTTGATATTAAGTATCCAATTATACAGGGGGGACTAGCATATCTTGCTTATGCTGACTTAGCTGCGGCTGTATCGAACGCAGGGGGACTCGGACAGATAACTGCTATGAGTCTAGAGTCGCCTGAGCAGTTAAGAGATGAAATACGAAAAACAAGGAAGCTAACAGATAAACCATTTGGAGTGAATTATGCCATCGGGCAGCATGGCAGGCCTTTTGAACATATGCTGGATGTTGCAATAGAAGAGAAGGTTCCGGTTATTTCGATGACAGGTGGTAATCCTGCTCCGATCTTTAATCGCTTAGAAGGGGTGTCGTGTAAGAAATTAGTGCTGGTTGCAGCAAAACGACAAGCACAAAAAGCAGAGGAATTAGGAGCAGATGCTGTAATGGTTGTAGGGCAAGAAGGGGGAGGACATCTTGGCAAGAACGATCTGGGCACGATGGTCCTTATCCCAAAAGTAGTGGATGCATTGTCTATTCCAGTTATCGCTTCAGGTGGGATAGGCGATGGGAGAGGATTAATGGCGTCGTTGTCACTTGGTGCAGAAGGGATTGAAATGGGCACAAGATTCATTGCAACAAAAGAATGCATACATGCACATCCCATCTATAAAGAGTTACTTGTAAAAGGGTCTGAAAGCGATACGGTGGTAATAAAAAGAAGTCTTGGTGCACCTGCAAGAGCAATTCATAATAAATGGACGGAACAGATTCTGCAATTGGAGAGAGAAGCTAAAGGATATGAAGATCTAAAAAGTTTTATTAGTGGGGTAGCCAATAAAAGGTTTATTTATGATGGCCAGACAGAGGAAGGCTTTGCTTGGGCTGGTCAAGTGATGGGATTGATTGATGATGTCCCGTCCGTTGAAAGCTTAATTTCAAGGATGATAAACGATGGAGAGAAAATAAGAAAGAACTGGGCAAACTAA
- a CDS encoding YhcN/YlaJ family sporulation lipoprotein, with protein sequence MSKYIIMTLACVIILAGCNNQPRNISKEDEDSRIIHVKDSADVHVDRKTGQEVSAHLVELASRVPNVNDATAVVLGPYAVVGIDVNSDLDRERVSTIKYSVAESLKNDPYGATAIILADADSFVRLEEMGRDIQNGRPIGGVLEELAEIVGRVMPEIPIDLKEPTAPNPTEQNNSQLPKNQKQQLENKQQKQSNHQKDEDRNKKVEQN encoded by the coding sequence TTGAGTAAATATATAATCATGACACTAGCCTGTGTTATTATTCTGGCTGGTTGCAATAATCAGCCGAGAAATATTTCAAAAGAAGACGAGGACTCACGAATAATTCATGTAAAGGATTCTGCTGATGTTCACGTAGATCGAAAGACAGGACAAGAAGTATCTGCTCATCTTGTTGAGCTTGCATCTAGGGTTCCTAATGTTAATGATGCGACAGCTGTTGTCCTTGGTCCTTATGCCGTCGTTGGAATTGATGTAAATTCCGATTTAGATCGTGAAAGAGTAAGCACGATTAAATATTCGGTGGCAGAAAGTTTAAAGAATGACCCATACGGTGCAACAGCAATTATTTTAGCAGATGCAGACTCATTTGTTAGACTCGAGGAAATGGGAAGAGATATTCAAAATGGAAGACCAATTGGAGGAGTTTTGGAAGAGCTAGCTGAAATTGTAGGCAGAGTGATGCCTGAAATTCCAATTGATTTGAAAGAACCTACTGCACCAAATCCAACTGAACAAAATAATTCTCAACTGCCAAAAAATCAAAAACAACAACTAGAAAATAAACAACAAAAGCAGTCCAATCATCAAAAAGATGAAGACAGAAACAAAAAAGTGGAGCAAAACTAA
- a CDS encoding YlaF family protein — translation MKDIKWPMLIFAILAAVSLGLVGIAIAERSPLGIVGAFVLFVLVMGFGFKTKKKMRENGQL, via the coding sequence ATGAAAGATATTAAATGGCCGATGTTAATTTTTGCTATTTTGGCAGCGGTTTCTCTTGGCTTAGTCGGCATTGCAATCGCAGAAAGAAGCCCACTTGGTATCGTTGGAGCTTTCGTGCTATTTGTGTTAGTAATGGGCTTTGGATTTAAAACAAAAAAGAAAATGCGTGAAAACGGGCAGCTATAA
- a CDS encoding YktB family protein — MAKRKFNGFKKKDFEVFNINGLEKRMEALQSQIQPKFELLGEHFSPTLSAMTGDEMHYHVAKHARRTINPPKDSWVAFANNSRGYKMLPHFQIGLWETHVFVWFAVIYEAPLKASFGETLLKEVKKIRDEIPTDYVWSKDHTKPEVIKQSELSEKQHKELFERLIQVKKAEILCGIQIPKEEAIKLSGDETIARIQEAFQTLRELYNLTKQTAGAS; from the coding sequence ATGGCAAAAAGGAAATTCAATGGGTTCAAAAAGAAGGATTTTGAGGTTTTTAACATAAATGGCTTAGAAAAAAGAATGGAAGCATTGCAATCACAGATTCAACCAAAATTCGAATTGTTAGGTGAGCATTTCTCTCCTACCTTATCAGCGATGACAGGAGATGAGATGCATTACCATGTTGCAAAACATGCTCGCCGCACAATAAACCCTCCTAAGGATTCTTGGGTTGCTTTTGCTAATAACTCCCGTGGGTATAAAATGCTGCCACATTTTCAAATCGGTCTTTGGGAAACTCATGTATTCGTTTGGTTTGCTGTCATATACGAAGCACCGTTGAAGGCTTCATTTGGAGAAACACTGTTAAAAGAGGTAAAAAAAATTCGAGATGAAATACCAACGGATTATGTTTGGTCTAAAGACCACACAAAGCCAGAAGTAATCAAGCAAAGTGAGTTATCCGAAAAGCAGCATAAGGAGCTTTTTGAGCGTCTTATTCAAGTGAAAAAAGCGGAAATTTTATGTGGTATTCAAATTCCTAAAGAAGAAGCTATAAAGCTTAGTGGGGATGAAACCATTGCTAGGATACAAGAAGCGTTCCAAACGTTAAGAGAATTGTACAATTTAACCAAACAAACAGCTGGCGCCTCTTAA
- the typA gene encoding translational GTPase TypA — protein sequence MNIRNDIRNIAIIAHVDHGKTTLVDKLLHQAGTFRTNEQVAERAMDSNDLERERGITILAKNTAINYKDTRINIMDTPGHADFGGEVERIMKMVDGVLLVVDAYEGCMPQTRFVLKKALEQNLTPIVVVNKIDRDFARPTEVVDEVIDLFIELDASEEQLEFPVVYASAINGTASTDPEKQDENMEAIYESIIDHIPAPVDNSAEPLQFQVALLDYNDYVGRIGVGRVFRGTMKVGQQVALMKLDGSVKQFRVTKLFGFIGLKRVEIEEAKAGDLVAVSGMEDINVGETVCPVDHQDALPVLRIDEPTLQMTFLVNNSPFAGKEGKFVTARKIEERLEAQLETDVSLRVDPTDSPDAWVVSGRGELHLSILIENMRREGFELQVSKPEVIIKEVNGVKSEPVERVQIDVPEDYTGAIMESIGARKGEMVDMINNGNGQVRLIFMVPSRGLIGYTTEFLSLTRGYGIINHTFDSYQPMAPGQVGGRRQGVLVSMETGKASTYGIMGIEDRGVIFVEPGTEVYEGMIVGEHNRENDLVVNVCKMKQATNVRSATKDQTVSMKKPRLMTLEESLEYLNDDEYCEITPQSIRLRKKLLDKNERERLAKKKKFAEA from the coding sequence GTGAACATCCGCAATGATATTCGTAACATCGCAATTATCGCTCACGTTGACCATGGAAAAACAACGTTAGTAGACAAATTGCTACATCAAGCTGGTACGTTTAGAACGAACGAGCAGGTAGCAGAACGTGCCATGGACTCCAATGATTTGGAAAGAGAACGTGGGATTACTATATTAGCAAAAAATACTGCTATTAATTATAAGGACACTCGTATTAACATCATGGATACGCCTGGTCACGCCGATTTTGGTGGAGAAGTAGAACGTATCATGAAAATGGTTGATGGAGTTCTCTTGGTCGTGGATGCCTATGAAGGGTGTATGCCACAAACACGTTTTGTTCTTAAAAAAGCATTAGAGCAAAACTTGACGCCAATTGTAGTCGTAAATAAAATTGACCGTGATTTTGCTCGTCCGACGGAAGTTGTTGATGAAGTAATCGATTTATTTATCGAATTAGATGCATCAGAGGAGCAATTAGAGTTCCCAGTTGTTTATGCATCTGCAATCAACGGTACTGCAAGCACAGACCCAGAAAAGCAAGACGAAAACATGGAAGCTATTTATGAGTCAATTATTGACCACATTCCAGCTCCAGTGGACAACAGTGCAGAGCCACTTCAGTTCCAGGTTGCTCTTTTAGATTACAACGACTACGTTGGACGTATTGGTGTAGGGCGTGTTTTCCGTGGAACAATGAAGGTTGGACAACAGGTTGCTTTAATGAAACTTGATGGCTCAGTGAAACAGTTCCGCGTAACGAAGCTGTTTGGCTTTATCGGTCTTAAACGTGTGGAAATTGAAGAGGCAAAAGCTGGAGACCTTGTTGCTGTTTCTGGAATGGAAGACATCAACGTAGGGGAAACAGTATGTCCAGTCGATCATCAAGATGCTCTGCCGGTACTCCGTATTGATGAGCCAACCCTTCAAATGACGTTCCTAGTGAACAACAGTCCATTTGCTGGTAAAGAAGGGAAGTTTGTGACTGCCCGTAAAATTGAAGAGCGTTTGGAAGCACAGCTTGAAACAGATGTAAGCTTACGTGTAGACCCAACAGATTCCCCGGATGCTTGGGTTGTATCTGGTCGTGGCGAGCTTCACTTATCCATTCTTATTGAAAACATGCGCCGAGAAGGCTTTGAACTGCAAGTATCCAAGCCAGAAGTAATTATTAAAGAGGTAAATGGAGTAAAATCTGAGCCTGTGGAGCGCGTACAAATTGATGTGCCAGAAGATTACACAGGAGCTATTATGGAATCCATCGGTGCCCGTAAAGGCGAAATGGTGGATATGATTAACAATGGTAATGGTCAGGTTCGTCTAATATTCATGGTTCCTTCTCGCGGGTTAATTGGGTATACGACAGAATTCCTATCTTTAACTCGTGGTTATGGAATTATCAACCACACTTTTGATAGCTACCAACCAATGGCACCAGGTCAGGTAGGTGGACGACGTCAGGGAGTGCTAGTTTCCATGGAAACAGGAAAAGCATCCACTTACGGAATTATGGGTATTGAAGACCGTGGCGTTATTTTTGTAGAGCCAGGCACTGAGGTATACGAAGGCATGATCGTTGGGGAGCATAACCGTGAAAATGATCTTGTTGTTAATGTGTGTAAAATGAAACAAGCGACAAATGTTCGCTCCGCTACCAAGGATCAAACTGTCAGCATGAAAAAGCCTCGTTTAATGACATTAGAGGAATCATTAGAATATCTGAATGACGATGAGTATTGTGAGATTACACCGCAATCCATTCGTCTTCGTAAGAAGCTTCTTGACAAAAACGAACGCGAACGTTTAGCGAAAAAGAAAAAATTTGCAGAGGCTTAA
- a CDS encoding GapA-binding peptide SR1P, protein MGTIICQTCNSAVDHFEDEKVTTYYAKCPDCQCSEKSEDLA, encoded by the coding sequence ATGGGTACAATCATTTGTCAAACTTGTAACAGCGCGGTAGACCATTTTGAGGATGAAAAAGTTACGACTTATTATGCAAAATGTCCAGATTGCCAGTGCTCTGAAAAAAGCGAAGATTTAGCCTAG
- a CDS encoding DUF3055 domain-containing protein, which yields MNLFDKLYDNNENVPVRFVGFTTKDVRYDFGIVYTNMFFGKPLVICMQTGRSTLLDPKDVTDLNHLQHVFRIESTQQAEDLAEFFSEAIPTIPFQEQYE from the coding sequence ATGAACCTATTTGACAAGCTTTATGACAACAATGAGAATGTGCCAGTTCGCTTTGTTGGATTTACAACGAAAGATGTCAGGTATGATTTTGGTATTGTATACACAAACATGTTTTTTGGTAAACCACTCGTTATTTGCATGCAAACCGGCCGCTCCACTCTCCTCGATCCTAAAGATGTTACTGACCTAAACCACCTTCAGCATGTGTTCCGTATTGAATCAACACAGCAGGCAGAAGACCTTGCAGAGTTCTTTTCCGAAGCGATTCCAACCATTCCATTCCAAGAGCAATATGAATAA
- a CDS encoding YlaH-like family protein: MDVTQRLSFFASLYRVEENPEVNMWFLYFTILGLSILVYKLGFALKLPILKSAVIYLFLILGSTVLTFLGIFLPVGEGLVVAALILIIYKIRLHRSKQAESQET, translated from the coding sequence ATGGATGTTACGCAAAGGCTATCTTTTTTTGCCAGTCTCTATCGTGTCGAGGAAAACCCTGAAGTAAATATGTGGTTTCTTTACTTTACCATTTTAGGTTTGTCCATCCTTGTATATAAGCTAGGATTTGCTTTGAAGCTACCAATTCTAAAATCAGCAGTCATCTACTTGTTCTTGATATTAGGAAGTACGGTATTGACCTTTCTAGGTATATTTTTACCTGTTGGTGAAGGCTTGGTGGTTGCAGCGTTAATCCTCATAATCTACAAAATTCGTCTGCATCGTTCTAAACAAGCCGAGAGCCAAGAAACCTAA
- a CDS encoding YlaI family protein: MRVKCVICEKIESIDDETLIAKRLRNRPIHTYMCDECHDRIEKKTLARKATGNFRLYEQKQNQDEW, translated from the coding sequence ATGAGAGTTAAATGTGTTATTTGCGAAAAAATTGAAAGTATAGATGATGAAACATTAATTGCAAAAAGGTTGCGTAACCGTCCCATTCATACATATATGTGCGACGAGTGCCATGATAGAATTGAAAAAAAGACGCTTGCTAGAAAAGCAACAGGAAACTTTCGTCTTTATGAACAAAAACAGAATCAGGATGAGTGGTAA
- a CDS encoding UPF0223 family protein: MEFTYPISYDWSTEELIDVMAFYEAVEHSYTKGMERDRLLELYRRFKEIVPGKAQERNLGNEYEESSGFSIYQTMKKAKELSPGDKVKMTK; encoded by the coding sequence ATGGAATTTACATATCCCATTTCTTATGATTGGTCAACGGAAGAGCTGATTGACGTGATGGCCTTTTATGAAGCGGTTGAGCATTCCTATACAAAGGGGATGGAGCGAGATCGCCTACTTGAATTATATCGCCGTTTTAAAGAAATTGTTCCAGGAAAAGCCCAAGAACGTAACCTTGGGAACGAGTACGAGGAATCAAGTGGCTTTTCGATCTATCAAACCATGAAAAAAGCAAAAGAACTTTCACCTGGAGATAAGGTCAAGATGACAAAATAA